The segment ttcttgagttctttatatattttggagatcagaactctgtctgatatggggttagtgaagatcttttcccattctgtaggctgtcgttttgtcttgttgactgtgtcctttgctttacagaagcttttaagtttcaggagatctcatttattaattgtttctcttagtgtctgtgctgctggggttctatttaggaagtggtatcatgtgccaatgtgttcaagtgtacttcccactttctcttccataaggTTCAacgtggctggctttatgttgaggtctttgatccatttggacttaagttttgtgtatggtgatagatgtgggtctattttcattcttctacatgtcgatattcagttatgccagcaccacttgttaaatatgctttctcttttccatttgatattttttgcttctttatcaaaaattaggtgttcaaagatgtgtgaattgatatctgggtcttctatttggttccattggtccttctgtctgttcttatgccaataccagactgttttcagtgctgtagctctgtagtagaatttgaattcaggaattgtgatgcccccagaagttcttttattgtataggattgttttgcctatcctgggtttttgcttttccatatgaagttgagtaccattctttcgaggtctttgaagaattttgctgggattttgatggacattgcattgaatctgtagattgcttttggtaagattgccatttttactatgttaattctgcctacccaagagcatgggatatctttccactttttggtgtcttcttcaatttctttcttcagagatttaaagttcttgtcatacaagtcttccacttgtttggttagagttactccgagatattttatgctatttgtggctattgtgaaggatgttgattctctgatttcttccccagcccttttatcatctgtgtacaagagggctactgatttttttgaattaatcttgtattctgctacatagCTGAAAGTgtttgagttgtagaagttccttggtagaatttttgggatcacttatataaaatatcatatcatcagcaaacagtgagagtttgacttcttcttttccaatttgtatccccttgatctccctttggtgtcttattgctctacctaggacctcaagaactatattgaatagatacggagagagtggtcaaccttgttttgtttatgatttcagtggaatcgttgggagtttctctccatttagtttgaagttggctgttgtcttgctgtatattgcctttattatatttagatatgttccttgtatccctgttctcttcaagacctttatcatgaagagatgttgtgttttgtcaaaagcttttttggcatttAATGAGATGcttatgtggtttttatttttcagtttgtttatatagtgaattatgttgacagattttcatatgtgtaccattcctgcatctctgggataaaactggcttgatcatggtggatgatggttttgatgtgttcttggatttgatttgccagtatttcatttagtatttttgcatcagtgttcatgagtaagattggtctgtaattctctttcttagtaatgtctttctgtggtttgggtatcagtgtaattgtagccttataaaaagagtttggcaatgttccttctgtatttattgtatggaataatttgaggagtattggtattagttcttctttgaaagtcttgtagaattctgagctgaaaccgcctggtcctgggctttttttggttggaagacttttgatgactgtttctatttcttcagcagttatatgtctgtttaatttgcttatctggtctttttttttaatgtacatggAAAATTGTGcacagcagattttttttatataaaaagtagaTTCAGGAGCACATCCAATTATAAATGATTGTTAGGAAAATCATATAAAACAATGGAATACATAAAAGTGTCAAGAGTAACTGTCAGGGTACGAAATTCCTTGGTAGCCAGATGCCCACGGCAAGCAGAACCTCTCCTGGTAGCATCACTACAAGGTCGTCCACAGAAGACTCTCCAGGGNNNNNNNNNNNNNNNNNNNNNNNNNNNNNNNNNNNNNNNNNNNNNNNNNNNNNNNNNNNNNNNNNNNNNNNNNNNNNNNNNNNNNNNNNNNNNNNNNNNNNNNNNNNNNNNNNNNNNNNNNNNNNNNNNNNNNNNNNNNNNNNNNNNNNNNNNNNNNNNNNNNNNNNNNNNNNNNNNNNNNNNNNNNNNNNNNNNNNNNNNNNNNNNNNNNNNNNNNNNNNNNNNNNNNNNNNNNNNNNNNNNNNNNNNNNNNNNNNNNNNNNNNNNNNNNNNNNNNNNNNNNNNNNNNNNNNNNNNNNNNNNNNNNNNNNNNNNNNNNNNNNNNNNNNNNNNNNNNNNNNNNNNNNNNNNNNNNNNNNNNNNNNNNNNNNNNNNNNNNNNNNNNNNNNNNNNNNNNNNNNNNNNNNNNNNNNNNNNNNNNNNNNNNNNNNNNNNNNNNNNNNNNNNNNNNNNNNNNNNNNNNNNNNNNNNNNNNNNNNNNNNNNNNNNNNNNNNNNNNNNNNNNNNNNNNNNNNNNNNNNNNNNNNNNNNNNNNNNNNNNNNNNNNNNNNNNNNNNNNNNNNNNNNNNNNNNNNNNNNNNNNNNNNNNNNNNNNNNNNNNNNNNNNNNNNNNNNNNNNNNNNNNNNNNNNNNNNNNNNNNNNNNNNNNNNNNNNNNNNNNNNNNNNNNNNNNNNNNNNNNNNNNNNNNNNNNNNNNNNNNNNNNNNNNNNNNNNNNNNNNNNNNNNNNNNNNNNNNNNNNNNNNNNNNNNNNNNNNNNNNNNNNNNNNNNNNNNNNNNNNNNNNNNNNNNNNNNNNNNNNNNNNNNNNNNNNNNNNNNNNNNNNNNNNNNNNNNNNNNNNNNNNNNNNNNNNNNNNNNNNNNNNNNNNNNNNNNNNNNNNNNNNNNNNNNNNNNNNNNNNNNNNNNNNNNNNNNNNNNNNNNNNNNNNNNNNNNNNNNNNNNNNNNNNNNNNNNNNNNNNNNNNNNNNNNNNNNNNNNNNNNNNNNNNNNNNNNNNNNNNNNNNNNNNNNNNNNNNNNNNNNNNNNNNNNNNNNNNNNNNNNNNNNNNNNNNNNNNNNNNNNNNNNNNNNNNNNNNNNNNNNNNNNNNNNNNNNNNNNNNNNNNNNNNNNNNNNNNNNNNNNNNNNNNNNNNNNNNNNNNNNNNNNNNNNNNNNNNNNNNNNNNNNNNNNNNNNNNNNNNNNNNNNNNNNNNNNNNNNNNNNNNNNNNNNNNNNNNNNNNNNNNNNNNNNNNNNNNNNNNNNNNNNNNNNNNNNNNNNNNNNNNNNNNNNNNNNNNNNNNNNNNNNNNNNNNNNNNNNNNNNNNNNNNNNNNNNNNNNNNNNNNNNNNNNNNNNNNNNNNNNNNNNNNNNNNNNNNNNNNNNNNNNNNNNNNNNNNNNNNNNNNNNNNNNNNNNNNNNNNNNNNNNNNNNNNNNNNNNNNNNNNNNNNNNNNNNNNNNNNNNNNNNNNNNNNNNNNNNNNNNNNNNNNNNNNNNNNNNNNNNNNNNNNNNNNNNNNNNNNNNNNNNNNNNNNNNNNNNNNNNNNNNNNNNNNNNNNNNNNNNNNNNNNNNNNNNNNNNNNNNNNNNNNNNNNNNNNNNNNNNNNNNNNNNNNNNNNNNNNNNNNNNNNNNNNNNNNNNNNNNNNNNNNNNNNNNNNNNNNNNNNNNNNNNNNNNNNNNNNNNNNNNNNNNNNNNNNNNNNNNNNNNNNNNNNNNNNNNNNNNNNNNNNNNNNNNNNNNNNNNNNNNNNNNNNNNNNNNNNNNNNNNNNNNNNNNNNNNNNNNNNNNNNNNNNNNNNNNNNNNNNNNNNNNNNNNNNNNNNNNNNNNNNNNNNNNNNNNNNNNNNNNNNNNNNNNNNNNNNNNNNNNNNNNNNNNNNNNNNNNNNNNNNNNNNNNNNNNNNNNNNNNNNNNNNNNNNNNNNNNNNNNNNNNNNNNNNNNNNNNNNNNNNNNNNNNNNNNNNNNNNNNNNNNNNNNNNNNNNNNNNNNNNNNNNNNNNNNNNNNNNNNNNNNNNNNNNNNNNNNNNNNNNNNNNNNNNNNNNNNNNNNNNNNNNNNNNNNNNNNNNNNNNNNNNNNNNNNNNNNNNNNNNNNNNNNNNNNNNNNNNNNNNNNNNNNNNNNNNNNNNNNNNNNNNNNNNNNNNNNNNNNNNNNNNNNNNNNNNNNNNNNNNNNNNNNNNNNNNNNNNNNNNNNNNNNNNNNNNNNNNNNNNNNNNNNNNNNNNNNNNNNNNNNNNNNNNNNNNNNNNNNNNNNNNNNNNNNNNNNNNNNNNNNNNNNNNNNNNNNNNNNNNNNNNNNNNNNNNNNNNNNNNNNNNNNNNNNNNNNNNNNNNNNNNNNNNNNNNNNNNNNNNNNNNNNNNNNNNNNNNNNNNNNNNNNNNNNNNNNNNNNNNNNNNNNNNNNNNNNNNNNNNNNNNNNNNNNNNNNNNNNNNNNNNNNNNNNNNNNNNNNNNNNNNNNNNNNNNNNNNNNNNNNNNNNNNNNNNNNNNNNNNNNNNNNNNNNNNNNNNNNNNNNNNNNNNNNNNNNNNNNNNNNNNNNNNNNNNNNNNNNNNNNNNNNNNNNNNNNNNNNNNNNNNNNNNNNNNNNNNNNNNNNNNNNNNNNNNNNNNNNNNNNNNNNNNNNNNNNNNNNNNNNNNNNNNNNNNNNNNNNNNNNNNNNNNNNNNNNNNNNNNNNNNNNNNNNNNNNNNNNNNNNNNNNNNNNNNNNNNNNNNNNNNNNNNNNNNNNNNNNNNNNNNNNNNNNNNNNNNNNNNNNNNNNNNNNNNNNNNNNNNNNNNNNNNNNNNNNNNNNNNNNNNNNNNNNNNNNNNNNNNNNNNNNNNNNNNNNNNNNNNNNNNNNNNNNNNNNNNNNNNNNNNNNNNNNNNNNNNNNNNNNNNNNNNNNNNNNNNNNNNNNNNNNNNNNNNNNNNNNNNNNNNNNNNNNNNNNNNNNNNNNNNNNNNNNNNNNNNNNNNNNNNNNNNNNNNNNNNNNNNNNNNNNNNNNNNNNNNNNNNNNNNNNNNNNNNNNNNNNNNNNNNNNNNNNNNNNNNNNNNNNNNNNNNNNNNNNNNNNNNNNNNNNNNNNNNNNNNNNNNNNNNNNNNNNNNNNNNNNNNNNNNNNNNNNNNNNNNNNNNNNNNNNNNNNNNNNNNNNNNNNNNNNNNNNNNNNNNNNNNNNNNNNNNNNNNNNNNNNNNNNNNNNNNNNNNNNNNNNNNNNNNNNNNNNNNNNNNNNNNNNNNNNNNNNNNNNNNNNNNNNNNNNNNNNNNNNNNNNNNNNNNNNNNNNNNNNNNNNNNNNNNNNNNNNNNNNNNNNNNNNNNNNNNNNNNNNNNNNNNNNNNNNNNNNNNNNNNNNNNNNNNNNNNNNNNNNNNNNNNNNNNNNNNNNNNNNNNNNNNNNNNNNNNNNNNNNNNNNNNNNNNNNNNNNNNNNNNNNNNNNNNNNNNNNNNNNNNNNNNNNNNNNNNNNNNNNNNNNNNNNNNNNNNNNNNNNNNNNNNNNNNNNNNNNNNNNNNNNNNNNNNNNNNNNNNNNNNNNNNNNNNNNNNNNNNNNNNNNNNNNNNNNNNNNNNNNNNNNNNNNNNNNNNNNNNNNNNNNNNNNNNNNNNNNNNNNNNNNNNNNNNNNNNNNNNNNNNNNNNNNNNNNNNNNNNNNNNNNNNNNNNNNNNNNNNNNNNNNNNNNNNNNNNNNNNNNNNNNNNNNNNNNNNNNNNNNNNNNNNNCTCAGGAGGGTTGTGTTTAAGACCTGTTTAAAGTTATGATggtgtgttggggctggagagatggctcagtggttaagagcattgcctgttcttccaaaggtcctgagttcaattcctgacaaccacatggtggttcacaaccatctgtagtgaagtctggtgccctcttttggcctgtagacatacacacagacagaatattgtatacataataaatatttttttaaaaaagttatgatGGTGTGGAAGTAACATGTACTTGGTCAAGTTCTGTGTTTGGGACTTGTAGGGTGATGATCTAGAGTATGACACCTTTTCTCAGtttggggcagaggcagagagctgctGCTGCCAATCAACCACTTCCCAGGGAAAGTAAAGGATGGAAGGTAATTTACAGTATAACATATTGCTAAGCATCATGTTCAGAATATTAGTTTTATCACATGTCTTTGACTTGTAATATTTTTAGCTGTTGACagatttataagaaaaaagtGTCTTTACATTTCCAAGAGTATCTGTACTCCTGTTTGTACTCTTGTTTTGGATGTATTtcttacacacataaataagcacattataatgaatttaaaaatatatctaagaCTGAAGAGATGATTTAGTACATAGAAGTGCTGCTTAAGATCTGAATTCAACCCACAGGTTCTGCTTACAGGAAGGAGAGTATCAACTCCTGAAATTTATCTCCTGACTTCTAAGTGCACACCATGTCAAGTGTACCCACCTGTGGACACACATTCAATATGTAAACGTAAGCATATTCACCTAGTCTTGGTTACAATGCGACAGCGTTTCTTTTGCTATTGGGTAATAATTTCCTATCACTTAGACAATTTCtttaatgaatataataaaagtgTACATAGAAAAATATCCTACCTGAGAGAGAACCAGATTGATACATATTTTACCTGCAATAATTAAAAAGGTAATCTTATCATTTCTAATTTAATGGTTCccaatttattcttttaacagATAAAACTCTGGCAATGTGGATAATATGATTAGATTTGAAATTATCTATTTTAAGAAGACACACCCATTAACCTGTCTGTGAAAACATTTCCAGGGGGATATCTGAGAGAAGACTCAGCTTAAAATTGGCACcatcacaaaataaatcaaaaagaaaaatactgaaccAGCTGAAAGGAAGGATTCATATCTCTGTGCCTCCTGACTTCAAACAAACTGGACATTCTGTCAGTCTGCCTTGTTCCATCAGGAAAAAACATCCCATTCAAATACGAGCCAAAATGAGACTTTCTTTAAGTTGATTCAATCAGAAATTTTGTTGTAGGTACAAAAATAGCAACTGATATAATAAGATATGTTTGAGACTTCAGTGAGACACGCTAACATATCCATTGTCTGGTGACACACAAGAATGCCTCCCCCacactcattttctcttctgacaCATGTCTTGAAATCAGCTTCAAGAGCACTGTATTCAACACGTCTGGTGGGAGGGATTATACAAAGATGTTTTCATCATGATAGTAGCTTCTCTTCACAGAATTTGAACTAAGAAAAGTGGAAGAAATTTGGTTACCAACAACCAGAAGAATCCCTAAAAAGAAATGCTATAAAttgagggaaggaggcaggaattCAATAGGCAATTTGTGTATACAAAACAGCAATCAGAGACCTTTTCTGGGAATCAATTCTGGAAGTTTCAGGTGAGAACTCACTCTCATTATTctgtttaaaaagcaataaatactTGGGATTTGTGATTATAAAAGCTGCTAGTCATCAAAGTTGGcatagacatttattttaaaagtggagaaATGCTCTACGTATTTCAAACCAGGAACAAAACACAAGTACTCACATAGATGCCCCTGCTTGTATCTAATAGTTTGTGGTCAAAATGTTGTTGTCTTAACCCCAAGACCTCTAGTTTTGGAGAGATGGAttagaggttaaaagcactttctgGTTTTGTAGAGGGTTCTAGTTTGAAAAATTCTAAGACCAGCATGAAAGATTCCAGGCTTTGTAATTTCAGTTTCAGGGATCTGACATTCTTGTCTGTGTTCACCAGGCAATgaattcatgtgtatgtgcaggcaaatattcatatgaataaaatcaaaataaataaatcacttaaatatcaaaaaaataaattgttcacctggtcttgatttaattttggtatatggtatttatctaaaaacagtccatttcttttacattttccaattttgtggcatacaggcttttgtagtaagacatatgattttctgaatttcctcagtgtctgtggttatgtcccccctttcatttctgatcttgttaatttgtgtgttctctctctgccgtttggtttgtttggataggggtttgtcaatcttgttgatttttttcaaagaaccagctctttgtttcattgattctttggattgtattctgtgtttctattttgttgatttcagccctcagtttgtttatttcccgtcttctacttctcctgggtgactctgcttctttttttctggagctttctccatttttttttttttagtgctatgaactttcctcttagcactactttcatagtgtcccataggtttgggtatgttgtgtctttattttcatttaattcaaggaagactttaatttctttctttatttcttccttgacccaggggtggttcagtagttggctgttcagtttccatgagtttgtaggctttctgggggtagcattgttgttgaattctaactttattccatggtgatccaatagtactacaatttttttttgtgtctgtggatgtttgctttgttactgagtatgtaaTCAATTTTCAAGAAAGTTCTATGAAATGCTGAAAAAAAGGtatagtcttttttatttgagtgggatgttctatagatgtctgttaagttcatttgattcattacatttgttagttttcttatttttctattaagtttctgtctcgttgacctgtccattggtgagagaggactgttgaaatctcctactattagtgtgtggggtttgatgtatgctttgaatTCTAGtctcctcccccctcctaacctccccccctcctctccccctccctctcgagtctgaagagcagtcagggttccctgccctgtggaaagtccgaagtcctcccNNNNNNNNNNNNNNNNNNNNNNNNNNNNNNNNNNNNNNNNNNNNNNNNNNNNNNNNNNNNNNNNNNNNNNNNNNNNNNNNNNNNNNNNNNNNNNNNNNNNTGGAGGGTTTGAATCTCATACCCTGATTCATAGTTTCACAATTCCATGTGCAATTTCAGAAAGATTCATCATTTACTGCTGACATATCGCCCTTTGGCGTGGAGGAGCGGGAGAAGCCTTTGTCTGTGCTCTCTGACCCCGAGCTGCTCTGGTTCTGCTGTTCTGACCCTGCACTGGAGGTCACTGTGGAGGAAGATGTAGAGGAGGATCGAGTCTTTTCCTTAAAGTCTGTGATAATGACGGTGACGTTGCCAACTGCTGTGCGGTGCTCCTGTCCACGTTCTTCAGCCGCGGTCTTGAGGTGTGATTCGTTTCGCTGGTCTTTGTTGTAGCGTTAGCCGACTGTATACTGTTAGCTTCACTAGGAGGATCTTTCAGAATATcagactttggttttgttttcttgttggtgTTTTTCTTGGTGACACTGGGGCTAATGTCCTTGTCTTTCTCAGGTTTCTCTTTCTCAGGTTTTtccactttctccttcttctccttcttaggGGGAGATGGAGTGGCATACTGCTGTGCCACCTGCTGTGCCACCAGCTGAGAATTGATGCGAGGTTTCCTGGTGGAGGTGCCTTTCCGCACATCGCAGATGCTGCATTTAAAGGCTCCGGCGCTGTTCCTGAAGGTGCAGACGCTACAATCCCAAAAGCCTTCGTCTGCGGCAGGTTTTACTTGTCTTTTTGGCCTGGTCGGGCTCTTCTTGTCACCCATGGTCATGGACGGGCTGGCCCCCCGGCGCCCCACATCTGCCCGCGCCACCGTTCAGAGTAGAAGCGCGGGTCCGCAGCGTCGCAGTCCGCCCGCCCGCCCTCCGCCGATGGGCTTGAGCTCTGGCCGCTGCCACCGCCGCCGCTCCCGCCAGTCTCCGGACGAGACtctgcttatctggtcttgatttaattttggtaagtgatatttatccagaaagttgtccatttcctttaagttttccaattttgtggagtacaggtttttggaatatgacctgatgattctctgtatttcctctgtgtctgttgttacgtccccctttcatttctgattttgttaatttggatattctctctctgccttttggttagtttgaataaaggtttgtctattttgttgatttttctcgcagaaccaactctttgtctcattgattctttgcattgtttttttttgtttttattttgttgatttcagctctcaatttgtttatttcctgctgtatagttctcttgggtgagttttcttcttttgttctaaagttttcaaatgttctgttaattcactagtgtgggatttttctagcttctttatgtaggcatttagtgctatgaactttcctcttaacactgctttcattgtgtctcataaatttggttatactgtgtgttcattttcattgaattttaggaagtctttaatttccccctttatttcttccttgacccattgacgATTCAGCTGAGCGttgtttattttccatgtgtttgtgggttttctggaattagtattgctgttgacttctagttttaaaccatggtgatctgataaggtacactgggttattccacttttttttt is part of the Microtus ochrogaster isolate Prairie Vole_2 unplaced genomic scaffold, MicOch1.0 UNK47, whole genome shotgun sequence genome and harbors:
- the LOC101984925 gene encoding LOW QUALITY PROTEIN: RING1 and YY1-binding protein-like (The sequence of the model RefSeq protein was modified relative to this genomic sequence to represent the inferred CDS: inserted 1 base in 1 codon), producing MTMGDKKSPTRPKRQVKPAADEGFWDCSVCTFRNSAGAFKCSICDVRKGTSTRKPRINSQLVAQQVAQQYATPSPPKKEKKEKVEKPEKEKPEKDKDISPSVTKKNTNKKTKPKSDILKDPPSEANSIQSANATTKTSETNHTSRPRLKNVDRSTAQQXGNVTVIITDFKEKTRSSSTSSSTVTSSAGSEQQNQSSSGSESTDKGFSRSSTPKGDMSAVNDESF